Sequence from the Triplophysa rosa linkage group LG22, Trosa_1v2, whole genome shotgun sequence genome:
caacggctgtttttatacatccaatcaagtCGCAgagaaaaacgcaagccacaccaaccatttttctcattagaaattccatttcactcggaagtGCGTCAAATAcggtaaaaacgatcgcaattCCCTGTTCACAGAGACTTTAAGTGAatggtatttttatttgtaaaattgaAATGTCAAAAATCCTTATATGTCattgaaaaaaattatattagtaaataaacacaaaatgatcatacataaatcattatataaataaatcaatcaattaaatttatttaaattaggcCTTTAAGATAAATCACACATTTTATGGTTAACTGTAGTATCAGTACTTtcctgtatttttattattttcttcttTAATTGTCATGTTACCCATCATGTTTTCGTGGCTATGAATTTGGTCACCATGCAATACCTTATAGTCTTCAGGGCACCCGCAGGTAACCAGGGTGCCCACTCCTCCGCCATAGTGTCATATAGCCAGTGTGAAGACCGGTTCCCATGTACAAACGGAGGCGGAAAGCTATTTACCGGAGTGCTCTCATGATTTCCCACCGCAGGATACACGTTTACATTGGGCCCCAGGTATTTGCGTAAGAGTCTGGAGATGGTGATGAGCTCATTGAGCTGTTGAGCTCTGGTCTGAGACCAGACATTGTGTGCTGGAATATCTCCCGTCCAGTACACCCAATCCCAGGGGCCAGATTTGGCTACGTTTTGTAGAAGGTTTTCAACCGTACGCAAAGGGACGTCACATTTGCCGTAGGTACCCCAGTGTCCAGCACCGTTGTGTTTCCAGCTGGCCCTTCCAGATTCATTTCGACAGCAGAGGGGCTCATTGCAATTGGCAACGCTGCCCTCGGCGTACACAGCGTCCCAGTGGATATCAGTGAGGAAGAGGATCCTGCTTTGCGGAGAGCCCGGTTTAGGAGGGGTCGGTGGGGTCACTGGGGGTTTGGGTACCCGTGACAGTGAGACGTTCCAAGGGGCATAGATATCAAAATGACCACACGCGGGTCCCACCAGTAGGGCGCAGGCCTCCGAGGGCCAGAGGAAAGACTCCTGAAGAGCACGGATGAAATCTTCTCGGAAGAGCTGGGTGATGTCTCGGCACACGTGCGGGTCGGCCAGATGCAGGCGGGCACAAGCTTCTTCCACGGCATGTGCCACCCGCTCGGTGTTTGTGTTACTCTGTTAATAACAATAACGCGCATCTTagtcacttttataaatgttttcataatctTTTAGAAATTCACATAAGTTTTCTGCAATTATTGTAACTGGTCCCGTGTTGTGCCAAATGAAGCCTATTACCTTTCCCCTTTACATAGTACGTGAACTAATATAAACAAAGCAAAAAGTCTGgaggcaaaaaaataaaataaaaaaattaacaaagcCGTTACATCTCACTTTTCGATTTTAAAGCATGCAACTGTTtatcaaaaacatacacaaacggAATAATAAATAAGCAGGTCTCACCAGTAGCGCTATGTCAACAGTGATAAAGATCGCTTTACACACCGCACACGACACATTGTGCCAGTTGAATCCGACCTTAAAGCGATCGATCTGATCCACAAACCTCAGCTGGGGGGAATCTGGCCCTTCTTTAAGAGGGAATCCCGAAACCAACGACACTAAAACCCATGTATAAACTATAAAAAAGGCGCAGATGGAGGACAATCCGACCGCTGGACGCTTCATACTGAATACATCGACATACGGACAAAGTCACCGGCTTCGTGTTTTGACGGAACCCcgtgaaataaatatttacacgtCGTCTGTACGCATAAACCTTGTCCTGCTAAGCAACaactataaacaaaaaaagatatatttaaaaaatgtgatttgaCGACTTTATTATTAACCCGACAACTACACGACTCTTCACAATATCACTGTGTCATGATGCCACAGACGAATATATACGACGCGTCAGCTGACTGATCACGTGACCGATTACAAAACACATGATCTACTTTTGTAAAAATGCAATATTcttgttatttatatatataatatatatatttttaaatgacttttaAGTTTGACATGTGAGGTTAACAACTATTTTTTCAACATGTTATATGTACTTTTGTTGCCTTTTTGCTCattacttaaaggaacagtttacataaaattctgtcatttattcaacctcgagttgttccaaatctgcatcgatttctttgttctgatgaacacaaagatatttgataaatgcttgtaaccaaacagttcttggccaccattgactaccatattaggaaaaattgcttGTGTAAATTGAAATTTATATAAATTTAGAGCAACtggagggtaagtaaatgatgacagaattttcacttttgggtgaactgtccctttaaaaggaCCCGTGTCACTCCATTTTTGTACCAACCACCCAATTTATCAAGCCAtagatagataaataaataatagatcAATAAATAATCTGATGCATTCCACATGgccaaaacattttattttgttctcgTTTTCCTTTAGTAAACGTTTGTTACAcggaataaaatataaacagccCAAGTCTCCATAATAAGATAAAGCCACATATTATCTCATTAAAAACTTCACATAAAAGTGAGCATAAGTTAGATAATCAGTCTGTTTTTCGTTATTACAGCTGTTGGCttttaaaaaggtaaaaacaaaagaaaaaaataatatttatgcaTGTCAAAGACACATTTCTTTTCTCATGGCTTCCTACTACATACTGGCTAGCTGACAGAAGAACACTGTGACAGAGAAGTGAGATAGTAAACAGATGTAGTGTTtagaaagcaaaaaaaaacatgggtTAACAAATGTATTTCAGCACTTAACATGCTCAACATTTACATGAAAATTAGAAAACACAAGCATGAGGCTTGCTAGTTAATAAAACAAGACATAGCACAAGAGAACATCATGCATTTGTATGGATCAAGTAAATATGATGATTGTATGGGGTCAACAAAAGAGCTGTTTGGCGATATGATCTTTAATGCATGTTAACCTGCGGCATAGGAGTTCTCACATTTGATGTGACATCTGTAAAGGGATCTTCCCTTAGCTTATGGTACCTTCTAGAATCATCtaacaaaacagattttattaaatgcaTCTCCCTACTATGAGAGGGATAACGCAAACATGTTACAATGGGCACTTGCAATTTTGGTTTGGATTTGTTACATGATAAGGCATAAAATTGGCATTAGctataattattattgcactGCATTTTATAATCCATGTAAAACATACAGATCTCAGGCAAAACATCAGAGTTTTATGAGGGACAATCAGAGGAAAAAAGTAACAGACAATAGCACGATGCTTTTAAATATGAACAACTGATGTTGCATGCTTTTTTGCATACACAGATCATCTCTTTGTTCCTTAGTAAATGCCCCTAAGGAAGGAAACACAGATGAAAGCCATTAAATACTTTAACTGTGAGGAATGCACATCTGGCGCAATGAAAATCAAGGTGACATGTATGACAGAAATGGCAGGAGATGCGTAAAATGAAGTGGTTAGTTGAAAACTGACTTTACAGTAAATTCACCGAGTCCAACACCTTACTCACGCTTCCTGTTTTATGGCTACAAAAGAGGTTTTAAAAGATGCAAATGTTGTTCCATAAACACGAGAAAAAGAAATGAGGCCGATGCACACATATGCAAAAACACAAGACGTTATTCAATGATTGCATATAACAATTTAACAATACATGAGATACTGAGGATGTGGCTTAAAACGTTCAGCAGTGCTTCAATAAAGCGGTTTTCTTTAGCAGTGGGCTACAGTGGCTTAGAGCACTTTGGTGAGTGGTGAATTTTTAAGGCAATACTGTGAACTCAGTGttcggggggggggggtatTGGTGACGTCCCGGCAGGTCTGCTCATTTGTCTTGCATCTTATCTAGGATGGGTACGATCATGTCAAATTTGGGTCTCTTGGCAGGATCCTCGTTCATGCAGATCTTCATCAGCTTGCAGATGTGGGGAGAGATGCCTGGTGGGATAGTGGGCCGCAGTCCCTCTAGTGCCACCTAGTGGTTAAAAACCAAAGATAGGAAAATGCTGCTTAAAACAACTTATGCGGTCTTATTTAAAGGTGTGCATGGCTATTGATTATAGATATTTTATAATAGCATCATTTATTTCTAgtcattttaaataatgataTAGCTATAGGAATACCGTTTCCAGGTCCAAGCCGCGATTCATTTCAATAGAACATACTATTTAAACAACCGTTTAAGAGCACTGTTTATTGATATCACGCATTAAACTCAGTGTAAACTACAGTATCCAAGCTCACGTAATCTCcatcattaatattttaataattcgtAAAAAGTAAATCGCTGTCTAGTACGTCTAATTTCGTTATGGAGATAAAGGTTAGAATTAGGGGAATTTGGTAGTTTTACATCACGCCTGATGGAACGTTTGGACTTGGAAGCAGTGGTGCGTGACATTAGACTTAATGTCTGTAGAAGAGGTATACATTAGTGACTTACCTTCATGCCAATCTCCATGTTGGAGAGGTCAGCGAAGGGCACCTCTCTGGTGACAAGCTCCCAGAGCAACACGGCGAAGCTCCACATGTCTGCAGAACGCCGGTTGATCTCCTCTGGCTTCTTCTGCAGGGCTGAGATCACCAAGGACAAAGGAATAAGACTGATGTACCAATGCAAAATTGGTTTAAACAGGCAAAGTCTATTGTCCACTTAGAATCCTTTGAGACATTTGGAATTGAGAAGATCAAGATTTGGGAAAcagaagaaagaaggaaagagagagaatgagtaATGAGTACCTTCAGGTGCCATCCATGCTGGAGAGTACATCCGGCCTGGACACTGGAAAGAGAACTTCACATCTGCCATGCTTATCCTAGCAGTCATGTCATCATCAATCTGGTGTCATgacaacaaaatacaattattagaaTATCATCCGCACTAGTTGACAAATCTGTTGT
This genomic interval carries:
- the smpd1 gene encoding sphingomyelin phosphodiesterase; this translates as MKRPAVGLSSICAFFIVYTWVLVSLVSGFPLKEGPDSPQLRFVDQIDRFKVGFNWHNVSCAVCKAIFITVDIALLSNTNTERVAHAVEEACARLHLADPHVCRDITQLFREDFIRALQESFLWPSEACALLVGPACGHFDIYAPWNVSLSRVPKPPVTPPTPPKPGSPQSRILFLTDIHWDAVYAEGSVANCNEPLCCRNESGRASWKHNGAGHWGTYGKCDVPLRTVENLLQNVAKSGPWDWVYWTGDIPAHNVWSQTRAQQLNELITISRLLRKYLGPNVNVYPAVGNHESTPVNSFPPPFVHGNRSSHWLYDTMAEEWAPWLPAGALKTIRHGGFYTAEVQPGLRVVSLNMNFCARENFWLMVNSTDPADQLQWLVHILQESENKGEKVHIIGHIPPGLCLSSWSRNYYHIVNRYESTISGQFFGHTHTDEFQMFYDEDTLTRPLGVAFIAPSVTTYVNLNPGYRVYYTDGNYPNSSRMVLDHETFILNLTLANNLSNGPALPSKPDPNPSWTLLYRASEAYGLSTLFPSDFENLIKVFLNDDRVFKRFWYLYHKGHVSEPCKDTCKTAHICFLRSGRYDLLTQCDVLRGANEEIVRSVRKTMC